The following are encoded together in the Echeneis naucrates chromosome 9, fEcheNa1.1, whole genome shotgun sequence genome:
- the cltcl1 gene encoding clathrin heavy chain 1 isoform X4, producing the protein MAQILPIRFQEHLQLQNLGVNPANIGFSYLTMESDKFICIREKVGEQNQVVIVDMSDPTNPIRRPISADSAIMNPASKVIALKAAKTLQIFNIEMKSKMKAHTMTEEVMFWKWISVNTVALVTDTAVYHWSMEGDSQPTKVFDRHASLAGCQIINYRTDEQQKWLLLIGISAQQNRVVGAMQLYSVDRKVSQPIEGHAAAFGEFKVEGNAKPSTLFCFAVRSQAGGKLHIIEVGQPAAGNQPFAKKAVDVFFPPEAQTDFPVAMQIGSKHGVIYLITKYGYIHLYDLESGVCIYMNRISAETIFVTAPHETTSGIIGVNKKGQVLSVCVEEENIVNYATNVLQNPDLALRMAVRSNLAGAEELFARKFNTLFAQGSYSEAAKVASSAPKGILRTSETIRKFQSVPAQPGQASPLLQYFGILLDQGQLNKFESLELCRPVLQQGRKQLLEKWLKEDKLECSEELGDLVKASDPTLALSVYLRANVPNKVIQCFAETGQFQKIVLYAKKVGYTPDWVFLLRNVMRVNADQGLQFAQMLVQDEEPLANINQIVDVFMEGSLIQQCTSFLLDALKNNRPAEGHLQTRLLEMNLIHAPQVADAILGNQMFTHYDRAHVAQLCEKAGLLQRALEHYTDLYDIKRAVVHTHLLNPEWLVNFFGSLSVEDSLECLRAMLSANIRQNLQLCVQVASKYHEQLGTQALVELFESFKSYEGLFYFLGSIVNFSQEPDVHFKYIQAACKTGQIKEVERICRESNCYDPERVKNFLKEAKLTDQLPLIIVCDRFDFVHDLVLYLYRNNLQKYIEIYVQKVNPSRLPVVIGGLLDVDCSEDVIKNLIMVVRGQFSTDELVEEVEKRNRLKLLLPWLESRIHEGCEEPATHNALAKIYIDSNNTPERFLKENPFYDSTVVGRYCEKRDPHLACVAYERGQCDLELIKVCNENSLFKSEARYLVRRKDPELWANVLEENNPYRRQLIDQVVQTALSETQDPEEVSVTVKAFMTADLPNELIELLEKIVLDNSVFSEHRNLQNLLILTAIKADRTRVMEYINRLDNYDAPDIANIAISNELFEEAFAIFKKFDVNTSAIQVLIEHIGNLDRAYEFAERCNEPAVWSQLARAQLHRDLVKEAIDSYIKAVDPSAYMEVVNAASKNNNWEDLVKFLQMARKKARESYVETELIFALAKTNRLAELEEFVSGPNNAHIQQVGDRCYEEGMYEAAKLLYNNVSNFARLASTLVHLGEYQAAVDSARKANSTRTWKEVCFACVDGEEFRLAQICGLHIVIHADELEDLISYYQDRGYFEELIALLEAALGLERAHMGMFTELAILYSKFKPQKMREHLELFWSRVNIPKVLRAAEQSHLWAELVFLYDKYEEYDNAVITMMSHPTDAWKEGLFKDIIAKVANVELYYKSLSFYLEYKPLLLNDLLTILSPRLDHSRAVNFFSKVSQLKLVKPYLRSVQNHNNKSVNEALNNLLTEEEDYQGLRASIDAYDNFDTIGLAQRLEKHELIEFRRIAAYLYKGNNRWRQSVELCKKDKLYKDAMLYAAESKDAELAETLLQWFLEEGRKECFAACLFASYDLLHPDVVLELAWRHNIMDFAMPYFIQVMREYLTKVDKLEEAESQRKTEEEVTEPQPMVFGQQLMLTASPTPVAPQPAYSGYGYPATAAGYPAQAAAAAATGYPAQPAYGFNM; encoded by the exons TTGCAGAACCTGGGTGTGAACCCGGCCAACATTGGGTTCAGCTATCTGACCATGGAGTCAGACAAGTTCATCTGCATCAGAGAGAAGGTGGGCGAGCAGAACCAGGTGGTGATCGTGGACATGTCCGACCCAACCAACCCGATCAGGAGACCCATCTCTGCTGACAGTGCCATCATGAACCCGGCCAGCAAGGTCATCGCCCTGAAAG CGGCCAAGACGCTGCAGATCTTCAACATTGAGATGAAGAGTAAGATGAAGGCTCACACAATGACAGAAGAGGTCATGTTCTGGAAGTGGATATCGGTAAATACCGTCGCTCTGGTGACAGATACAGCTGTCTACCACTGGAGCATGGAGGGGGATTCCCAACCAACCAAAGTATTCGATCGGCATGCCAGTCTGGCGGGATGTCAGATAATCAACTACAGAACTGACGAACAACAGAAGTGGCTGCTGCTGATAGGGATCTCTGCACAG caAAATCGTGTGGTTGGAGCAATGCAGCTATATTCTGTTGACAGGAAAGTGTCGCAGCCCATTGAGGGACATGCTGCTGCCTTCGGGGAGTTCAAAGTGGAGGGAAATGCCAAACCCTCCACCCTCTTCTGCTTTGCAGTGCGCTCACAGGCTGGGGGAAAG TTGCACATCATTGAAGTTGGTCAGCCAGCTGCAGGAAACCAGCCATTTGCTAAGAAAGCAGTCGATGTGTTCTTTCCTCCAGAGGCCCAGACAGACTTTCCAGTAGCTATGCAG ATTGGTAGTAAACATGGTGTCATATACCTGATCACCAAGTATGGTTACATTCACCTGTATGACCTGGAGTCTGGAGTGTGTATCTACATGAACCGAATCAGTGCAGAGACCATCTTTGTAACTGCCCCTCATGAAACCACCTCAGGAATTATTGGGGTCAACAAGAAGGGACAG gtgttgtcagtgtgtgtcgAAGAGGAAAATATTGTCAACTATGCCACTAACGTCCTGCAGAATCCCGATCTGGCCCTGAGGATGGCTGTCAGGTCAAACCTTGCTGGGGCTGAGGAGCTTTTTGCCAGGAAGTTCAACACTCTGTTTGCCCAGGGAAGTTACTCAGAGGCTGCAAAGGTTGCTTCATCAGCACCAAAG ggtaTCCTGCGGACATCAGAGACCATTCGTAAGTTTCAGAGTGTCCCTGCCCAGCCGGGTCAGGCCTCTCCACTATTGCAGTACTTTGGTATTCTGCTAGATCAGGGCCAGCTGAACAAGTTTGAGTCTCTTGAGCTCTGCAGGCCTGTCCTGCAGCAGGGCCGCAAGCAACTGCTGGAGAAATGGCTAAAGGAGGACAAG CTGGAGTGCTCAGAGGAACTGGGAGACCTGGTAAAGGCCTCTGACCCCACACTTGCTCTTAGTGTGTACCTCAGAGCTAACGTCCCCAACAAGGTCATCCAGTGCTTTGCTGAGACCGGTCAGTTCCAGAAGATAGTGCTGTACGCTAAAAAG GTGGGCTACACCCCAGACTGGGTGTTTTTATTGAGAAATGTGATGCGCGTCAATGCAGACCAGGGACTGCAGTTTGCCCAGATGCTGGTCCAGGATGAGGAGCCGCTGGCCAACATCAACCAG ATTGTAGATGTATTCATGGAGGGCAGCCTGATCCAGCAGTGCACCTCTTTCCTATTGGACGCTTTGAAGAACAACCGTCCAGCCGAAGGTCACTTACAGACACGTCTGCTCGAGATGAACCTCATTCATGCCCCTCAA GTAGCAGATGCCATCCTTGGGAATCAGATGTTCACACACTATGACCGTGCACACGTTGCGCAGCTGTGTGAGAAGGCCGGTCTGCTGCAGAGAGCTCTTGAACACTACACAGACCTGTATGATATCAAACGTGCTGTGGTGCACACACATCTGCTCAACCCTGAG TGGCTGGTGAACTTCTTCGGCTCTTTATCAGTCGAGGACTCGTTGGAGTGTTTAAGGGCCATGCTATCAGCGAACATAAGACAGaacctgcagctgtgtgtccagGTAGCATCTAAGTATCATGAGCAGCTGGGAACTCAGGCATTAGTGGAGCTCTTTGAGTCCTTCAAAAGTTACGAGG GTTTATTTTACTTCCTCGGGTCGATTGTGAATTTCAGTCAGGAGCCTGATGTCCACTTCAAGTACATCCAGGCTGCCTGTAAGACGGGCCAGATCAAAGAAGTGGAGAGAATCTGTAGAGAAAGCAACTGTTATGACCCAGAGAGGGTTAAAAACTTCCTCAAG GAGGCCAAGCTAACAGATCAGCTACCTCTTATCATTGTGTGTGATCGCTTTGACTTTGTCCACGATCTGGTGCTCTACCTCTACCGCAACAACCTACAGAAATACATTGAAATCTATGTGCAGAAG GTGAACCCCAGTCGTTTACCGGTGGTGATAGGCGGGCTGTTGGATGTTGACTGTTCTGAGGATGTCATTAAAAACCTAATCATGGTTGTCAGAGGGCAATTTTCCACTGACGAACTGGTGGAGGAGGTAGAGAAGAGAAACAG GTTAAAGCTTTTATTGCCGTGGCTGGAGTCCCGTATCCATGAAGGTTGTGAAGAGCCAGCCACTCACAACGCTCTGGCTAAGATCTACATTGACAGCAACAACACGCCTGAGCGTTTCCTGAAGGAGAATCCGTTCTACGACAGCACTGTGGTCGGAAGATACTGCGAGAAGAGAGACCCTCACCTGGCTTGTGTGGCTTATGAGAGAGGACAGTGTGACCTGGAGCTTATCAAA GTGTGCAATGAGAACTCATTATTTAAGAGTGAGGCTCGATATCTGGTAAGACGGAAAGATCCGGAGCTTTGGGCGAACGTGTTGGAAGAAAATAATCCATACAGAAGACAACTCATTGACCAG GTGGTGCAGACAGCACTGTCAGAGACTCAGGACCCCGAGGAGGTGTCTGTCACAGTCAAGGCCTTCATGACTGCAGATCTGCCCAACGAGCTGATCGAGCTGCTGGAAAAGATAGTACTTGATAACTCTGTCTTCAGTGAACACAG AAATCTCCAGAACCTGCTGATTCTGACGGCAATCAAGGCCGACCGCACTCGTGTGATGGAGTACATCAACAGGCTAGACAACTATGATGCTCCGGACATTGCCAATATTGCAATCAGCAATGAGCTCTTTGAAGAAGCGTTTGCCATCTTCAAGAAGTTTGATGTCAACACGTCAGCCATACAG GTATTGATAGAGCACATAGGGAACTTAGATCGTGCCTATGAGTTTGCCGAGCGCTGCAATGAGCCTGCAGTGTGGAGCCAGCTGGCCAGAGCTCAGCTGCACAGAGACCTGGTCAAGGAAGCCATTGACTCTTATATTAAAGCTGTTGACCCTTCAGCGTACATGGAGGTGGTCAATGCAGCCAGCAAGAACA ATAACTGGGAAGACTTGGTAAAATTTCTTCAAATGGCGCGAAAGAAAGCACGAGAGTCGTACGTGGAAACAGAGCTGATCTTCGCTTTAGCTAAGACAAACCGCCTGGCTGAGCTGGAAGAGTTTGTCAGCGGGCCCAACAATGCTCACATACAGCAG GTGGGCGATAGATGTTATGAGGAGGGTATGTATGAAGCAGCCAAGCTCTTGTACAACAACGTGTCCAACTTTGCTCGCCTCGCATCGACACTAGTCCATCTGGGAGAGTACCAGGCAGCTGTTGACAGCGCCAGGAAAGCCAACAGCACACGGACATGGAAAGAG GTGTGTTTTGCGTGTGTGGACGGCGAAGAATTTCGGCTGGCACAAATCTGTGGCCTTCACATAGTGATCCATGCCGACGAGCTGGAAGACCTGATCAGCTACTACCAGGATCGCGGGTACTTTGAGGAACTCATTGCTCTGCTGGAGGCGGCGTTGGGTCTGGAGCGGGCTCATATGGGCATGTTCACTGAGCTCGCCATCCTCTACTCCAAGTTCAAACCTCAGAAGATGAGGGAGCACCTGGAGCTGTTCTGGTCCAGAGTTAACATCCCAAAG gtTCTTCGTGCAGCTGAGCAGTCGCACTTGTGGGCAGAGTTGGTTTTCCTCTATGATAAATATGAGGAGTATGACAACGCTGTCATCACAATGATGTCTCATCCAACAGATGCTTGGAAAGAAGGGCTGTTCAAAGACATCATCGCTAAG GTTGCAAATGTGGAGTTATACTATAAATCTTTGTCGTTCTACCTGGAATACAAACCCCTCTTACTAAATGACCTGCTGACTATTCTGTCCCCACGGTTGGACCACAGCCGAGCCGTCAACTTTTTCAGCAAG GTGAGCCAGCTGAAGCTGGTGAAGCCTTACCTGAGATCTGTCCAGAATCACAACAACAAGTCCGTAAACGAAGCTCTGAACAACCtgctgacagaggaggaagactaCCAG GGCTTGAGAGCATCCATCGATGCCTATGATAACTTTGATACCATCGGCCTGGCTCAGAGGTTAGAGAAACATGAACTGATTGAGTTTAGACGTATTGCTGCCTACCTGTACAAGGGCAACAACCGCTGGAGACAGAGTGTAGAGCTCTGCAAGAAGGACAAACTCTACAAG GATGCAATGCTGTATGCTGCAGAGTCCAAGGATGCTGAGCTAGCAGAGACTTTGCTCCAGTGGTTCCTGGAGGAGGGCAGGAAGGAGTGCTTTGCTGCCTGCCTATTCGCCTCCTATGACCTGCTGCACCCTGACGTGGTGCTGGAGCTGGCCTGGAGGCACAACATCATGGACTTTGCCATGCCGTACTTCATCCAGGTCATGAGAGAGTACCTCACAAAG GTGGACAAGCTGGAGGAGGCAGAAAGCCAAAGGAAaactgaggaggaggtgacGGAGCCTCAGCCGATGGTGTTTG GCCAGCAGCTGATGTTGACTGCCTCTCCTACTCCAGTGGCTCCCCAGCCGGCATACTCGGGCTATGGCTACCCTGCCACCGCAGCGGGCTACCCtgctcaggctgctgctgccgctgccacTGGCTACCCTGCTCAGCCTGCTTACGGCTTCAACATGTAG
- the cltcl1 gene encoding clathrin heavy chain 1 isoform X2, protein MAQILPIRFQEHLQLQNLGVNPANIGFSYLTMESDKFICIREKVGEQNQVVIVDMSDPTNPIRRPISADSAIMNPASKVIALKAAKTLQIFNIEMKSKMKAHTMTEEVMFWKWISVNTVALVTDTAVYHWSMEGDSQPTKVFDRHASLAGCQIINYRTDEQQKWLLLIGISAQQNRVVGAMQLYSVDRKVSQPIEGHAAAFGEFKVEGNAKPSTLFCFAVRSQAGGKLHIIEVGQPAAGNQPFAKKAVDVFFPPEAQTDFPVAMQIGSKHGVIYLITKYGYIHLYDLESGVCIYMNRISAETIFVTAPHETTSGIIGVNKKGQVLSVCVEEENIVNYATNVLQNPDLALRMAVRSNLAGAEELFARKFNTLFAQGSYSEAAKVASSAPKGILRTSETIRKFQSVPAQPGQASPLLQYFGILLDQGQLNKFESLELCRPVLQQGRKQLLEKWLKEDKLECSEELGDLVKASDPTLALSVYLRANVPNKVIQCFAETGQFQKIVLYAKKVGYTPDWVFLLRNVMRVNADQGLQFAQMLVQDEEPLANINQIVDVFMEGSLIQQCTSFLLDALKNNRPAEGHLQTRLLEMNLIHAPQVADAILGNQMFTHYDRAHVAQLCEKAGLLQRALEHYTDLYDIKRAVVHTHLLNPEWLVNFFGSLSVEDSLECLRAMLSANIRQNLQLCVQVASKYHEQLGTQALVELFESFKSYEGLFYFLGSIVNFSQEPDVHFKYIQAACKTGQIKEVERICRESNCYDPERVKNFLKEAKLTDQLPLIIVCDRFDFVHDLVLYLYRNNLQKYIEIYVQKVNPSRLPVVIGGLLDVDCSEDVIKNLIMVVRGQFSTDELVEEVEKRNRLKLLLPWLESRIHEGCEEPATHNALAKIYIDSNNTPERFLKENPFYDSTVVGRYCEKRDPHLACVAYERGQCDLELIKVCNENSLFKSEARYLVRRKDPELWANVLEENNPYRRQLIDQVVQTALSETQDPEEVSVTVKAFMTADLPNELIELLEKIVLDNSVFSEHRNLQNLLILTAIKADRTRVMEYINRLDNYDAPDIANIAISNELFEEAFAIFKKFDVNTSAIQVLIEHIGNLDRAYEFAERCNEPAVWSQLARAQLHRDLVKEAIDSYIKAVDPSAYMEVVNAASKNNNWEDLVKFLQMARKKARESYVETELIFALAKTNRLAELEEFVSGPNNAHIQQVGDRCYEEGMYEAAKLLYNNVSNFARLASTLVHLGEYQAAVDSARKANSTRTWKEVCFACVDGEEFRLAQICGLHIVIHADELEDLISYYQDRGYFEELIALLEAALGLERAHMGMFTELAILYSKFKPQKMREHLELFWSRVNIPKVLRAAEQSHLWAELVFLYDKYEEYDNAVITMMSHPTDAWKEGLFKDIIAKVANVELYYKSLSFYLEYKPLLLNDLLTILSPRLDHSRAVNFFSKVSQLKLVKPYLRSVQNHNNKSVNEALNNLLTEEEDYQGLRASIDAYDNFDTIGLAQRLEKHELIEFRRIAAYLYKGNNRWRQSVELCKKDKLYKDAMLYAAESKDAELAETLLQWFLEEGRKECFAACLFASYDLLHPDVVLELAWRHNIMDFAMPYFIQVMREYLTKVDEFAAKVTVDKLEEAESQRKTEEEVTEPQPMVFGQQLMLTASPTPVAPQPAYSGYGYPATAAGYPAQAAAAAATGYPAQPAYGFNM, encoded by the exons TTGCAGAACCTGGGTGTGAACCCGGCCAACATTGGGTTCAGCTATCTGACCATGGAGTCAGACAAGTTCATCTGCATCAGAGAGAAGGTGGGCGAGCAGAACCAGGTGGTGATCGTGGACATGTCCGACCCAACCAACCCGATCAGGAGACCCATCTCTGCTGACAGTGCCATCATGAACCCGGCCAGCAAGGTCATCGCCCTGAAAG CGGCCAAGACGCTGCAGATCTTCAACATTGAGATGAAGAGTAAGATGAAGGCTCACACAATGACAGAAGAGGTCATGTTCTGGAAGTGGATATCGGTAAATACCGTCGCTCTGGTGACAGATACAGCTGTCTACCACTGGAGCATGGAGGGGGATTCCCAACCAACCAAAGTATTCGATCGGCATGCCAGTCTGGCGGGATGTCAGATAATCAACTACAGAACTGACGAACAACAGAAGTGGCTGCTGCTGATAGGGATCTCTGCACAG caAAATCGTGTGGTTGGAGCAATGCAGCTATATTCTGTTGACAGGAAAGTGTCGCAGCCCATTGAGGGACATGCTGCTGCCTTCGGGGAGTTCAAAGTGGAGGGAAATGCCAAACCCTCCACCCTCTTCTGCTTTGCAGTGCGCTCACAGGCTGGGGGAAAG TTGCACATCATTGAAGTTGGTCAGCCAGCTGCAGGAAACCAGCCATTTGCTAAGAAAGCAGTCGATGTGTTCTTTCCTCCAGAGGCCCAGACAGACTTTCCAGTAGCTATGCAG ATTGGTAGTAAACATGGTGTCATATACCTGATCACCAAGTATGGTTACATTCACCTGTATGACCTGGAGTCTGGAGTGTGTATCTACATGAACCGAATCAGTGCAGAGACCATCTTTGTAACTGCCCCTCATGAAACCACCTCAGGAATTATTGGGGTCAACAAGAAGGGACAG gtgttgtcagtgtgtgtcgAAGAGGAAAATATTGTCAACTATGCCACTAACGTCCTGCAGAATCCCGATCTGGCCCTGAGGATGGCTGTCAGGTCAAACCTTGCTGGGGCTGAGGAGCTTTTTGCCAGGAAGTTCAACACTCTGTTTGCCCAGGGAAGTTACTCAGAGGCTGCAAAGGTTGCTTCATCAGCACCAAAG ggtaTCCTGCGGACATCAGAGACCATTCGTAAGTTTCAGAGTGTCCCTGCCCAGCCGGGTCAGGCCTCTCCACTATTGCAGTACTTTGGTATTCTGCTAGATCAGGGCCAGCTGAACAAGTTTGAGTCTCTTGAGCTCTGCAGGCCTGTCCTGCAGCAGGGCCGCAAGCAACTGCTGGAGAAATGGCTAAAGGAGGACAAG CTGGAGTGCTCAGAGGAACTGGGAGACCTGGTAAAGGCCTCTGACCCCACACTTGCTCTTAGTGTGTACCTCAGAGCTAACGTCCCCAACAAGGTCATCCAGTGCTTTGCTGAGACCGGTCAGTTCCAGAAGATAGTGCTGTACGCTAAAAAG GTGGGCTACACCCCAGACTGGGTGTTTTTATTGAGAAATGTGATGCGCGTCAATGCAGACCAGGGACTGCAGTTTGCCCAGATGCTGGTCCAGGATGAGGAGCCGCTGGCCAACATCAACCAG ATTGTAGATGTATTCATGGAGGGCAGCCTGATCCAGCAGTGCACCTCTTTCCTATTGGACGCTTTGAAGAACAACCGTCCAGCCGAAGGTCACTTACAGACACGTCTGCTCGAGATGAACCTCATTCATGCCCCTCAA GTAGCAGATGCCATCCTTGGGAATCAGATGTTCACACACTATGACCGTGCACACGTTGCGCAGCTGTGTGAGAAGGCCGGTCTGCTGCAGAGAGCTCTTGAACACTACACAGACCTGTATGATATCAAACGTGCTGTGGTGCACACACATCTGCTCAACCCTGAG TGGCTGGTGAACTTCTTCGGCTCTTTATCAGTCGAGGACTCGTTGGAGTGTTTAAGGGCCATGCTATCAGCGAACATAAGACAGaacctgcagctgtgtgtccagGTAGCATCTAAGTATCATGAGCAGCTGGGAACTCAGGCATTAGTGGAGCTCTTTGAGTCCTTCAAAAGTTACGAGG GTTTATTTTACTTCCTCGGGTCGATTGTGAATTTCAGTCAGGAGCCTGATGTCCACTTCAAGTACATCCAGGCTGCCTGTAAGACGGGCCAGATCAAAGAAGTGGAGAGAATCTGTAGAGAAAGCAACTGTTATGACCCAGAGAGGGTTAAAAACTTCCTCAAG GAGGCCAAGCTAACAGATCAGCTACCTCTTATCATTGTGTGTGATCGCTTTGACTTTGTCCACGATCTGGTGCTCTACCTCTACCGCAACAACCTACAGAAATACATTGAAATCTATGTGCAGAAG GTGAACCCCAGTCGTTTACCGGTGGTGATAGGCGGGCTGTTGGATGTTGACTGTTCTGAGGATGTCATTAAAAACCTAATCATGGTTGTCAGAGGGCAATTTTCCACTGACGAACTGGTGGAGGAGGTAGAGAAGAGAAACAG GTTAAAGCTTTTATTGCCGTGGCTGGAGTCCCGTATCCATGAAGGTTGTGAAGAGCCAGCCACTCACAACGCTCTGGCTAAGATCTACATTGACAGCAACAACACGCCTGAGCGTTTCCTGAAGGAGAATCCGTTCTACGACAGCACTGTGGTCGGAAGATACTGCGAGAAGAGAGACCCTCACCTGGCTTGTGTGGCTTATGAGAGAGGACAGTGTGACCTGGAGCTTATCAAA GTGTGCAATGAGAACTCATTATTTAAGAGTGAGGCTCGATATCTGGTAAGACGGAAAGATCCGGAGCTTTGGGCGAACGTGTTGGAAGAAAATAATCCATACAGAAGACAACTCATTGACCAG GTGGTGCAGACAGCACTGTCAGAGACTCAGGACCCCGAGGAGGTGTCTGTCACAGTCAAGGCCTTCATGACTGCAGATCTGCCCAACGAGCTGATCGAGCTGCTGGAAAAGATAGTACTTGATAACTCTGTCTTCAGTGAACACAG AAATCTCCAGAACCTGCTGATTCTGACGGCAATCAAGGCCGACCGCACTCGTGTGATGGAGTACATCAACAGGCTAGACAACTATGATGCTCCGGACATTGCCAATATTGCAATCAGCAATGAGCTCTTTGAAGAAGCGTTTGCCATCTTCAAGAAGTTTGATGTCAACACGTCAGCCATACAG GTATTGATAGAGCACATAGGGAACTTAGATCGTGCCTATGAGTTTGCCGAGCGCTGCAATGAGCCTGCAGTGTGGAGCCAGCTGGCCAGAGCTCAGCTGCACAGAGACCTGGTCAAGGAAGCCATTGACTCTTATATTAAAGCTGTTGACCCTTCAGCGTACATGGAGGTGGTCAATGCAGCCAGCAAGAACA ATAACTGGGAAGACTTGGTAAAATTTCTTCAAATGGCGCGAAAGAAAGCACGAGAGTCGTACGTGGAAACAGAGCTGATCTTCGCTTTAGCTAAGACAAACCGCCTGGCTGAGCTGGAAGAGTTTGTCAGCGGGCCCAACAATGCTCACATACAGCAG GTGGGCGATAGATGTTATGAGGAGGGTATGTATGAAGCAGCCAAGCTCTTGTACAACAACGTGTCCAACTTTGCTCGCCTCGCATCGACACTAGTCCATCTGGGAGAGTACCAGGCAGCTGTTGACAGCGCCAGGAAAGCCAACAGCACACGGACATGGAAAGAG GTGTGTTTTGCGTGTGTGGACGGCGAAGAATTTCGGCTGGCACAAATCTGTGGCCTTCACATAGTGATCCATGCCGACGAGCTGGAAGACCTGATCAGCTACTACCAGGATCGCGGGTACTTTGAGGAACTCATTGCTCTGCTGGAGGCGGCGTTGGGTCTGGAGCGGGCTCATATGGGCATGTTCACTGAGCTCGCCATCCTCTACTCCAAGTTCAAACCTCAGAAGATGAGGGAGCACCTGGAGCTGTTCTGGTCCAGAGTTAACATCCCAAAG gtTCTTCGTGCAGCTGAGCAGTCGCACTTGTGGGCAGAGTTGGTTTTCCTCTATGATAAATATGAGGAGTATGACAACGCTGTCATCACAATGATGTCTCATCCAACAGATGCTTGGAAAGAAGGGCTGTTCAAAGACATCATCGCTAAG GTTGCAAATGTGGAGTTATACTATAAATCTTTGTCGTTCTACCTGGAATACAAACCCCTCTTACTAAATGACCTGCTGACTATTCTGTCCCCACGGTTGGACCACAGCCGAGCCGTCAACTTTTTCAGCAAG GTGAGCCAGCTGAAGCTGGTGAAGCCTTACCTGAGATCTGTCCAGAATCACAACAACAAGTCCGTAAACGAAGCTCTGAACAACCtgctgacagaggaggaagactaCCAG GGCTTGAGAGCATCCATCGATGCCTATGATAACTTTGATACCATCGGCCTGGCTCAGAGGTTAGAGAAACATGAACTGATTGAGTTTAGACGTATTGCTGCCTACCTGTACAAGGGCAACAACCGCTGGAGACAGAGTGTAGAGCTCTGCAAGAAGGACAAACTCTACAAG GATGCAATGCTGTATGCTGCAGAGTCCAAGGATGCTGAGCTAGCAGAGACTTTGCTCCAGTGGTTCCTGGAGGAGGGCAGGAAGGAGTGCTTTGCTGCCTGCCTATTCGCCTCCTATGACCTGCTGCACCCTGACGTGGTGCTGGAGCTGGCCTGGAGGCACAACATCATGGACTTTGCCATGCCGTACTTCATCCAGGTCATGAGAGAGTACCTCACAAAG GTTGATGAGTTTGCAGCGAAGGTGACG GTGGACAAGCTGGAGGAGGCAGAAAGCCAAAGGAAaactgaggaggaggtgacGGAGCCTCAGCCGATGGTGTTTG GCCAGCAGCTGATGTTGACTGCCTCTCCTACTCCAGTGGCTCCCCAGCCGGCATACTCGGGCTATGGCTACCCTGCCACCGCAGCGGGCTACCCtgctcaggctgctgctgccgctgccacTGGCTACCCTGCTCAGCCTGCTTACGGCTTCAACATGTAG